The Algoriphagus sanaruensis genome window below encodes:
- a CDS encoding type IX secretion system membrane protein PorP/SprF, which translates to MKKILSVLFLLLLSSVAVFSQSRKNISQFSHLQGYLNPALTSYEGSMVKGLVRNQWAGWEGAPKTYYVSAEFDFSDLFSGSELGKNAVGLNLLNDEYGAFRETELILSYSSRIRVSDRAGLRLGAGVNINSIRLDASRLTTEQSNDPRLAQYGGGFANMNVLDFNLGMSLTHPSYYVSYGVHNVNQGSISSGDIFMERKPRVGIAQAGYRTELNDQMTLIANGMFRTQADLPSNLEFNLKFLFYEKFWLGVGHRYDYANNMQLGLLMGKMRFGYVYEWPMLKSYLLPNPTHEFMISLRLFDREDERVQMW; encoded by the coding sequence GTGAAAAAAATACTTTCAGTTCTATTCTTGCTGCTGTTGAGTTCGGTGGCAGTATTTTCCCAATCCAGGAAAAATATTTCCCAGTTCAGTCACTTGCAGGGTTATCTGAACCCGGCGCTGACCTCTTACGAGGGCTCGATGGTGAAGGGCTTGGTCCGCAACCAGTGGGCGGGCTGGGAAGGAGCTCCGAAGACCTATTATGTATCTGCGGAGTTTGATTTTTCGGATCTGTTTTCAGGGAGTGAATTGGGCAAGAATGCAGTAGGACTTAACCTGCTCAACGACGAGTATGGGGCATTCCGAGAAACAGAGTTGATCCTGAGTTATTCTTCCCGAATCCGGGTGAGTGATAGGGCTGGACTAAGGCTGGGAGCCGGAGTAAATATCAACAGCATCCGATTGGATGCGAGCCGATTGACCACAGAGCAGTCGAATGACCCTAGGCTGGCCCAGTATGGGGGAGGCTTTGCAAACATGAACGTGTTGGATTTCAATTTAGGCATGTCCCTGACCCACCCAAGTTACTATGTGTCCTATGGGGTACATAATGTAAACCAGGGGAGTATCAGCAGCGGGGACATCTTCATGGAGCGGAAGCCCCGGGTTGGAATAGCACAGGCAGGCTACCGTACCGAACTGAACGATCAAATGACCTTAATCGCCAACGGGATGTTCAGAACCCAGGCAGATTTGCCAAGCAATTTGGAGTTTAACCTGAAGTTCTTGTTTTATGAGAAGTTTTGGCTGGGAGTTGGCCATCGGTATGATTATGCCAATAATATGCAGCTTGGACTCTTGATGGGTAAGATGCGTTTTGGCTACGTATACGAGTGGCCGATGCTGAAGAGCTACCTGCTTCCTAATCCTACGCATGAGTTTATGATCAGCCTGCGCCTGTTTGACCGAGAGGATGAAAGAGTACAGATGTGGTAA
- a CDS encoding DUF6804 family protein codes for MGYLRVVLCAALAILFQPLLKISLGRDIWNIVDVVVGIGLLISIWAKPRIKAN; via the coding sequence ATTGGTTATTTAAGAGTTGTACTCTGCGCTGCTCTAGCCATCTTATTTCAACCCTTGCTCAAGATCTCCTTAGGTCGGGATATCTGGAATATAGTTGATGTTGTTGTTGGTATTGGACTCTTGATTTCTATTTGGGCAAAACCTCGCATTAAGGCTAATTAA
- a CDS encoding BT4734/BF3469 family protein, translated as MNKSVLDVEVSCFANYWETKNARPVNLITWLTSEKFRAKVEEIRNTECKSKRDELKGTLPAITPSGKFSKRCESGLIKHSGFIQIDLDRQDNLHISNWYDLKIELMKLPEIAYLGKSVSGTGYWGLIPIPADPEGHKFYFDALEEIFFRNWGIKLDKKPKNIASLRGYSYDNEAHFNHQAKTFLKKKPPIKIPPPIFKIKRNNGSGLEDWVINKLESSQPGEFHSQRLKVGRIAGGLVAAGRLDGGILNQLIENYLNNFSTIDDKSVQKKEIKALRDGFENGLRSPLYD; from the coding sequence ATGAATAAATCTGTTTTAGACGTTGAGGTGAGTTGCTTTGCCAACTATTGGGAAACAAAAAATGCACGACCTGTGAATTTAATTACCTGGTTAACCTCTGAAAAATTTAGAGCAAAAGTTGAAGAAATCCGCAACACAGAATGCAAATCAAAGCGGGATGAGTTAAAAGGAACTCTTCCCGCAATTACTCCAAGCGGAAAATTTTCAAAACGCTGCGAATCTGGTTTAATCAAACACTCTGGTTTTATTCAGATCGATTTGGATAGACAGGATAACCTCCACATTAGTAATTGGTATGATTTGAAAATAGAATTGATGAAACTGCCCGAAATAGCCTATTTAGGAAAATCAGTTTCAGGTACCGGGTATTGGGGACTAATTCCAATTCCAGCTGACCCTGAAGGGCACAAATTCTACTTTGACGCACTAGAAGAAATCTTCTTTAGAAATTGGGGGATAAAACTGGATAAGAAACCCAAAAATATTGCATCACTCAGGGGGTATTCTTATGACAATGAAGCCCATTTTAACCATCAGGCTAAAACCTTTCTAAAGAAGAAACCTCCTATAAAAATCCCTCCACCAATCTTCAAAATAAAAAGAAATAACGGATCAGGTTTGGAGGATTGGGTAATCAATAAACTTGAATCCTCCCAACCCGGAGAATTTCACTCCCAAAGACTAAAAGTTGGTAGAATAGCGGGAGGACTTGTTGCAGCAGGAAGGCTTGACGGAGGAATTCTTAACCAATTAATTGAAAACTACTTGAACAATTTCAGCACCATAGATGACAAGAGTGTTCAAAAGAAAGAAATCAAAGCTTTGAGAGATGGATTTGAAAATGGATTAAGATCACCCCTATACGATTGA
- a CDS encoding AAA family ATPase, whose amino-acid sequence MTQKKHWESVGSCPTNSPAAKGIQSIADSQNTQIDVKIPENSSLNDQTVSTNNSSISRFKTARELFENDIIELPCLIHPIIQKMGLMALAGSSDTGKSTLLRQLALDVICGNSQFIGFDITATHQRVIIVSTEDDALSISSLIKKQAVGIPPEKLENLVFLFDDENLLENLEKEISTYPVDLVIIDCFSDAFGQELKDTHRIRNYLNDFQRLANRHQCLFIYLHHTGKRTEDLEPSKNNLLSGQGFEAKMRLVIELRKDRANPNLRHFCIVKGNYLPNHLKSESIELEFDQGSFRFKPTGKRIPFSDLVKKGIDEDLKAKFLLAKKLEAEGKSQEEIAPIVGYSGKGSVSKLLKSGREKGW is encoded by the coding sequence ATGACCCAAAAAAAACATTGGGAGTCAGTCGGTTCATGTCCAACTAACTCCCCAGCCGCTAAAGGTATCCAATCAATAGCAGATTCCCAAAATACACAAATTGACGTTAAAATCCCAGAAAACTCAAGCCTAAATGATCAAACTGTGTCAACAAATAATTCTTCGATTTCAAGGTTTAAAACCGCTCGGGAATTGTTTGAAAATGACATTATAGAACTCCCATGCTTGATTCATCCTATAATCCAAAAAATGGGGCTAATGGCTCTTGCAGGATCTTCTGATACAGGAAAAAGCACTTTGCTTAGACAACTTGCACTGGATGTGATTTGCGGAAATAGTCAATTTATAGGTTTTGACATCACGGCGACTCACCAAAGAGTAATCATAGTATCGACTGAAGACGATGCGCTAAGTATATCATCGTTAATCAAAAAACAAGCAGTTGGGATTCCTCCAGAAAAATTAGAGAATCTGGTTTTTCTCTTTGATGATGAAAACCTACTTGAAAATTTGGAAAAGGAAATCTCTACATACCCTGTTGATTTGGTCATCATAGACTGCTTTTCCGATGCATTTGGTCAAGAACTGAAGGATACTCATAGAATTCGAAACTACTTGAATGATTTTCAAAGGCTAGCTAATAGACATCAATGCCTATTTATCTACCTACATCATACAGGAAAGCGGACCGAAGATCTGGAGCCAAGTAAAAACAACCTTCTAAGCGGACAAGGTTTTGAAGCAAAAATGCGACTGGTCATAGAATTAAGAAAAGACCGGGCAAATCCAAACCTAAGGCATTTTTGCATAGTCAAAGGGAATTACCTTCCTAATCATTTAAAGTCTGAAAGCATAGAGCTTGAATTCGACCAAGGCTCCTTTCGGTTCAAACCCACTGGTAAAAGAATCCCATTTTCGGATTTAGTGAAAAAAGGCATTGATGAGGATTTAAAAGCCAAATTCTTATTAGCAAAAAAATTGGAGGCAGAAGGAAAATCTCAGGAAGAGATAGCTCCCATAGTCGGATATTCAGGGAAAGGGTCTGTTTCAAAATTATTAAAGAGTGGAAGAGAAAAAGGCTGGTAG
- a CDS encoding helix-turn-helix domain-containing protein — MDNLILTTHTTEELAGLISHAVQEAIKNSISVIASIPPSEMLLTRKETADKLKISLVTLNDWTKRGMIQSYIIGGRVLYKESEIEKSLHQVKTVKY; from the coding sequence ATGGACAATCTAATTCTCACCACTCACACTACTGAGGAACTGGCTGGATTAATCAGTCATGCAGTACAGGAAGCTATCAAGAACAGTATTTCTGTCATCGCCTCAATACCACCGAGCGAAATGCTTTTAACTCGAAAAGAAACCGCCGACAAGCTAAAAATCTCTCTAGTCACCCTGAATGACTGGACTAAGCGGGGAATGATCCAATCCTACATCATAGGTGGTCGTGTTCTCTACAAAGAGAGCGAAATCGAAAAATCATTACACCAAGTCAAAACAGTTAAATATTGA
- a CDS encoding site-specific integrase — MAKFNFYLREKGKDGETPIILFISFNSSRLKYPTRKVIHPKFWNESEQLARQVKDFPLAKELNSYLRFIKGTAEKVIESLYNELQRPPSIEELKKRLDEVLNPSETISKEENRPPTFLELFKRFIKESVEGTRLTTNGKRFDKRTIFKYNTVYNILENFGKTYQLTFETIDKNFYTKFVESLNKEQTIKNGSGKKEIVKKSYALNTVGKYVQVLKTFLTYATENGYNSNLFFKSKQFKAHKVPGFSIYLTESEIEDLYNFDLSETPYLERVRDLFIVGCWTGLRFEDFTSIKPENIQGNFLHIKTSKTGESVVIPIHHYIRKIMAKYEDRYPNSLPPSISNQKMNDYLKEIAKRVDSLKIPIEVEGIKGGLKVTSTKYKWELVTTHTARRSFATNVYKSGFPAISLMKITGHRTEKSFLLYIKVTPEENAKLLLEHWNKSVLKVS; from the coding sequence ATGGCAAAGTTTAATTTTTACCTAAGGGAGAAGGGTAAGGACGGAGAAACACCAATCATTCTTTTTATCAGTTTCAATTCCTCCCGCTTAAAATACCCCACCAGAAAAGTAATCCATCCAAAGTTTTGGAATGAGTCCGAGCAATTAGCAAGACAAGTCAAAGACTTTCCACTTGCCAAGGAATTAAATTCCTATCTGAGATTCATTAAAGGGACAGCCGAAAAGGTAATAGAATCACTTTACAATGAATTACAAAGACCTCCTTCAATTGAGGAGCTTAAAAAAAGATTGGACGAAGTCTTAAATCCATCTGAGACAATAAGCAAGGAAGAAAACAGACCTCCCACATTTTTGGAACTGTTTAAACGATTTATCAAAGAGTCAGTGGAAGGGACTAGACTTACTACAAATGGAAAGCGATTTGATAAAAGGACTATTTTTAAATACAATACAGTTTACAATATCCTTGAAAACTTTGGCAAGACCTACCAACTAACCTTTGAAACCATCGACAAAAACTTTTACACCAAGTTTGTGGAATCCCTTAACAAAGAGCAGACTATTAAAAACGGATCAGGGAAAAAGGAGATAGTCAAAAAAAGTTATGCTCTTAATACCGTCGGGAAGTATGTACAAGTCCTTAAAACCTTCCTTACCTATGCCACCGAAAATGGATACAATTCCAATTTGTTTTTCAAGTCTAAGCAATTTAAAGCCCACAAAGTCCCAGGATTTTCAATCTATCTAACTGAATCAGAGATTGAGGACCTATACAATTTTGATTTATCTGAGACACCGTATTTAGAGCGTGTCAGGGACTTATTTATTGTCGGATGCTGGACAGGACTGAGATTTGAAGACTTTACTTCAATAAAGCCTGAAAATATTCAAGGAAACTTCCTTCACATCAAAACCTCCAAGACAGGCGAATCAGTAGTAATTCCGATTCATCACTACATCCGAAAAATAATGGCAAAGTATGAAGACAGATATCCTAACAGTCTTCCCCCTTCTATCAGTAACCAAAAAATGAATGATTACCTAAAGGAAATAGCTAAACGAGTTGATTCTCTCAAAATTCCCATCGAAGTAGAGGGAATCAAAGGAGGTCTAAAAGTTACCTCCACTAAGTATAAATGGGAATTAGTCACTACTCACACCGCCCGAAGATCCTTTGCGACCAATGTCTATAAAAGTGGATTCCCTGCAATCAGTCTTATGAAAATCACAGGACATAGAACAGAGAAATCTTTTTTGCTTTACATCAAAGTCACTCCGGAAGAAAATGCAAAATTGCTATTAGAGCATTGGAATAAGTCAGTTTTAAAAGTTAGTTAA
- a CDS encoding SGNH/GDSL hydrolase family protein, whose protein sequence is MKKPILLLSFFLILFAFKPKPITWVAIGDSITYLNDHPEETGNRITKGYLTLVKENFPDIEVVNKGYNGWTAVRIAEEFQKLDIPKAEVYSIFLGTNDWWRGNPLGTPDDYLQNTGSGTVLGSFRLIVDQIKQLNPSAKIILITPMQRVDFVYINNPKNNAYGSYRSKNGQSLADFAEALVDIGRQENFDTVDLYHLKGLSHKDLVKFKRLKNPGTGEYQNYSYPDFIDIPFDPENDDYPYPLESIGMTYDGLHPSDKGYRLIGKTLEKIFRNLRE, encoded by the coding sequence ATGAAAAAGCCTATTTTACTCCTTTCATTCTTTTTGATCCTCTTTGCCTTTAAACCCAAACCGATCACATGGGTAGCAATCGGGGATTCGATCACCTATTTGAATGATCACCCAGAGGAAACTGGAAACCGAATCACAAAAGGATATTTAACACTGGTCAAGGAAAATTTCCCAGATATCGAGGTAGTCAACAAAGGCTACAATGGGTGGACTGCGGTAAGAATCGCTGAAGAATTTCAAAAACTGGATATCCCCAAAGCAGAGGTGTATAGTATTTTTCTTGGGACCAATGATTGGTGGAGAGGGAATCCTTTGGGGACCCCGGATGATTACCTCCAAAATACCGGGAGCGGTACCGTTTTAGGGTCATTTCGTCTGATCGTAGATCAGATCAAACAGCTTAATCCTTCCGCAAAGATCATTTTGATTACGCCGATGCAACGCGTGGACTTTGTCTACATCAACAATCCAAAAAATAATGCCTATGGATCCTACCGATCTAAAAATGGGCAAAGTCTAGCGGATTTTGCAGAGGCATTGGTCGATATTGGAAGGCAAGAGAATTTTGACACAGTCGATCTCTACCATTTAAAAGGGCTATCTCATAAAGACTTGGTGAAATTCAAACGATTAAAAAATCCAGGTACAGGCGAATATCAAAACTATTCCTACCCAGATTTTATAGACATTCCTTTTGATCCGGAAAATGATGACTATCCCTATCCGCTGGAGTCAATTGGAATGACCTATGATGGACTTCACCCTTCCGATAAGGGATATAGATTAATTGGAAAGACCCTAGAAAAGATTTTTAGAAATCTCCGAGAATGA
- a CDS encoding glycoside hydrolase family 127 protein, with protein sequence MKKSLLAYLLIGVFSCQEKVQVPAQKKLEAHPFSAIQITDDFWKPKLEKVAKSALPASIFQTEINTGRIRNFEKVARKQGEPHEGIYYDDSDVYKALEAIAYSLQTHPDTALEHKADEWIAKIAAAQEPDGYINTYYSLTGLENRWTDMEKHEAYCAGHLMEAGVAYYQTTRKRTLLDVATKMADHIDQEFRQANKPWVTGHEEIELALVKLYKATGTTRYLELADWFLDQRGRGHGRGAIWDKQEWGPKYAQDAVPVKDQKEITGHAVRAMYLYTGAADVAVANGDLGYMNAMKTVWEDVVHRNMYVTGGIGSSGSNEGFSVDFDLPNENAYSETCASVGMVFWNQRMNLLEGNSQYIDVLERSLYNGALDGLSLSGDRFFYGNPLASSGQHSRKEWFGTACCPSNISRLVAAVGDYIYAKTEDGIWLNLFIGNTTSFTLKGKQVPVSIQTEFPWEGKVLVQVDPEEELEFDFHLRVPGWAMENPVPGNLYSFVPGEKSNFSIQVNGKEAKFKMENGYAVLSQTWKKGDQITYMLPMPIRELQSRPEVAANTGRIAIQRGPLVYCVEGTDNDGTVLDLTVSQIPNYQLEEFKVLDERVLAVRFSGNKAGEAKSVLAIPYYTWANRGSNEMQVWIPKE encoded by the coding sequence ATGAAGAAATCCCTTCTGGCCTATTTACTAATCGGAGTTTTTTCTTGTCAAGAAAAAGTCCAAGTACCGGCTCAAAAGAAATTGGAAGCTCATCCTTTTTCTGCTATTCAGATCACCGATGATTTTTGGAAGCCTAAATTGGAAAAAGTGGCAAAATCTGCTCTTCCTGCTTCTATTTTTCAAACGGAGATCAATACCGGTCGAATAAGAAACTTTGAAAAAGTAGCTCGAAAGCAGGGTGAACCCCACGAAGGGATTTATTACGATGATAGCGATGTGTACAAGGCATTAGAAGCGATTGCGTATTCCCTGCAAACTCATCCTGACACTGCTTTGGAACATAAGGCGGATGAATGGATCGCAAAAATCGCGGCAGCCCAAGAGCCCGATGGCTATATCAATACGTATTACTCCTTAACCGGTCTGGAAAATCGCTGGACGGATATGGAAAAGCACGAGGCGTACTGTGCGGGCCACCTGATGGAGGCAGGCGTGGCCTACTATCAAACTACTAGAAAGCGTACCCTTCTTGATGTGGCTACCAAAATGGCCGATCACATCGATCAGGAATTTCGTCAAGCCAATAAACCCTGGGTAACGGGTCATGAAGAAATCGAATTAGCTTTAGTCAAACTCTACAAAGCCACAGGCACCACGCGATACCTTGAGTTGGCGGATTGGTTTTTGGACCAGCGAGGCAGAGGCCATGGTCGGGGTGCGATTTGGGATAAACAAGAATGGGGGCCAAAATATGCGCAGGATGCTGTTCCTGTGAAAGATCAGAAAGAAATCACCGGGCATGCTGTTCGTGCAATGTACCTCTACACCGGTGCTGCGGATGTCGCTGTGGCCAATGGTGATTTAGGCTACATGAACGCCATGAAGACGGTGTGGGAAGATGTGGTCCATCGAAATATGTATGTCACAGGTGGAATCGGTTCATCGGGAAGTAATGAAGGGTTTTCAGTGGATTTTGATTTGCCCAATGAGAATGCCTATAGTGAAACCTGCGCCTCTGTGGGGATGGTTTTTTGGAATCAGCGAATGAACCTCCTGGAAGGAAATTCGCAATATATTGATGTCTTGGAGCGGAGTTTATATAATGGTGCTTTGGATGGATTGAGTTTGAGTGGAGATCGGTTTTTCTATGGAAATCCCCTAGCTTCCAGTGGGCAGCATAGTCGAAAAGAGTGGTTTGGAACCGCCTGTTGTCCGTCTAATATTTCTCGATTAGTCGCGGCTGTGGGGGATTACATTTATGCGAAAACCGAGGATGGGATTTGGCTGAATCTCTTCATCGGAAATACAACTTCTTTTACCCTAAAAGGAAAACAGGTCCCCGTTTCAATTCAAACTGAGTTTCCTTGGGAAGGCAAGGTTCTCGTTCAGGTTGACCCAGAAGAAGAGCTTGAATTTGATTTTCATTTGCGGGTTCCAGGTTGGGCCATGGAAAATCCAGTTCCGGGGAATCTTTATTCTTTTGTACCCGGTGAAAAATCTAATTTCTCCATTCAGGTAAATGGAAAAGAGGCCAAGTTTAAGATGGAAAATGGGTATGCGGTTCTTTCTCAAACTTGGAAAAAAGGCGATCAGATTACTTACATGCTTCCAATGCCGATCCGAGAATTGCAATCCAGGCCTGAAGTTGCTGCAAATACTGGTCGAATTGCAATCCAGCGAGGGCCTTTGGTGTATTGCGTAGAAGGGACAGATAATGATGGAACTGTTTTAGATCTGACCGTCTCCCAAATCCCAAATTACCAACTGGAGGAATTTAAGGTTCTGGATGAACGCGTTTTGGCAGTTCGATTTTCTGGAAATAAAGCAGGAGAAGCGAAATCCGTGTTAGCCATTCCTTATTACACTTGGGCAAACCGGGGTTCTAATGAAATGCAGGTTTGGATTCCCAAAGAATAA
- a CDS encoding NAD(P)/FAD-dependent oxidoreductase, giving the protein MKPTLIIGGGIVGLFSAYFLQKEGIEVTVIDRTDLQDNCSTGNAGMIVPSHIIPLAAPGMVTKGIAWMFSSKSPFYIHPRLDYKLLQWCLLFFRSANEKQVAKAIPYLKNLSLLSKALYLDFKAEHPEAALALQEKGLMMAYQTEGVEKEEIEFAHLARKYGLEAEILTPEDIRKVEPNLELKARGAVLFPGDAHLDPGALYGFLKKYLEEKGVQFLSKTQVLGFEKSGSKIEAVLTDQGKIEAEKIVLCGGSWSGELAKQLGFTLPMMGGKGYSFIQKNQPEIKQATILTEQKVAVSPYGETVRFGGTLEIAGTNQKVDMRRVQGIFESINRYYPSFETKFPEENQIWKGLRPCSPDGLPYIGFAPTYSNVLVGSGHSMMGISLAPATGKLLAELHQQKDTTMEIAGFEVGRFA; this is encoded by the coding sequence ATGAAACCAACACTTATTATCGGCGGCGGCATCGTCGGATTATTTTCTGCTTATTTTCTTCAAAAAGAAGGCATTGAAGTCACTGTCATAGATCGGACAGACCTTCAGGACAATTGCTCCACGGGAAATGCCGGGATGATTGTTCCTAGTCATATCATTCCTTTGGCAGCTCCCGGAATGGTGACGAAAGGTATTGCGTGGATGTTTTCATCAAAAAGTCCTTTCTATATCCATCCCCGACTGGATTATAAACTCCTGCAATGGTGTTTGCTTTTTTTCCGTTCCGCTAATGAAAAGCAGGTAGCAAAAGCTATCCCCTATTTGAAAAACCTAAGTTTACTCTCCAAAGCACTTTACCTGGATTTCAAAGCAGAGCACCCAGAGGCTGCTTTGGCGCTTCAGGAAAAAGGCTTGATGATGGCCTATCAGACGGAAGGCGTCGAAAAAGAGGAAATTGAATTTGCCCACCTCGCTCGAAAATACGGCTTGGAAGCTGAAATTTTAACACCTGAAGATATCCGTAAAGTAGAGCCAAATCTTGAGCTGAAGGCAAGAGGAGCGGTACTTTTCCCGGGAGATGCCCATTTGGATCCTGGGGCACTTTATGGATTTTTGAAAAAATACCTGGAAGAAAAAGGCGTTCAATTCTTATCCAAAACCCAAGTGTTGGGATTTGAAAAGTCAGGGTCAAAAATTGAAGCGGTCCTCACCGATCAAGGGAAAATCGAGGCAGAAAAAATTGTGCTTTGTGGTGGCTCTTGGTCTGGAGAATTGGCAAAACAACTTGGTTTTACCCTTCCAATGATGGGTGGGAAAGGCTATTCGTTTATTCAAAAAAACCAGCCTGAAATCAAGCAAGCAACCATCCTCACGGAGCAAAAGGTGGCGGTTAGCCCCTATGGAGAAACAGTCCGATTTGGGGGTACACTTGAAATCGCGGGAACCAATCAAAAAGTGGATATGCGCCGCGTTCAAGGAATTTTTGAATCGATCAATCGCTACTACCCCTCTTTTGAGACCAAGTTCCCGGAAGAAAATCAAATTTGGAAAGGCCTTCGGCCTTGCTCTCCAGACGGACTGCCTTACATTGGATTTGCCCCAACTTATTCAAATGTCCTCGTCGGAAGTGGCCACTCCATGATGGGAATTTCCTTGGCCCCAGCAACAGGTAAACTGCTAGCGGAACTCCATCAGCAAAAGGATACTACCATGGAGATTGCGGGTTTTGAAGTAGGAAGATTTGCCTGA
- a CDS encoding 4-hydroxyproline epimerase produces the protein MPSRHTFSCIDAHTCGNPVRVVSGGVPFLKGNTMLEKRQYFMENLDWIRTGLMFEPRGHDMMSGSMLFPPHDPENDFAILFIETSGCLPMCGHGTIGTITIAIEEGLIHPKTPGFLRMEAPAGLVLVEYKQEGKKVKSVKLTNVKSYLAAENLEIEIEELGKLTVDVAYGGNFYCIVDPQENFPGLEHFKAEQLISMARNLRNKMNERYDFVHPEHDRIRGLSHVMWTGKTLDESSTARNAVFYGDKAIDRSPCGTGTSARMAQWFAKGWLKPGDEFIHESFIGSKFIGRIEEVAEIAGQPAIVPSIEGWAKVYGYNTIILDDDDPYVHGFQVI, from the coding sequence ATGCCTTCTCGCCATACTTTCTCTTGCATCGACGCTCATACTTGCGGCAATCCTGTTCGGGTAGTTTCCGGTGGTGTTCCTTTTTTGAAAGGAAATACCATGTTGGAAAAGCGACAGTATTTCATGGAAAATCTGGACTGGATTCGTACTGGGTTGATGTTTGAGCCACGAGGACATGATATGATGTCGGGCTCCATGCTATTTCCTCCGCATGATCCCGAAAATGACTTCGCCATTCTTTTCATTGAAACTTCAGGATGTCTTCCTATGTGCGGCCATGGTACCATTGGGACGATCACCATCGCCATTGAAGAAGGCCTGATTCATCCTAAGACTCCGGGATTTCTACGAATGGAAGCTCCTGCTGGCTTAGTCTTGGTCGAATACAAACAAGAAGGAAAAAAAGTTAAGTCGGTCAAACTAACCAATGTCAAAAGCTACTTGGCTGCCGAAAATCTAGAAATTGAAATTGAGGAACTTGGCAAATTGACCGTCGATGTCGCCTATGGAGGAAACTTCTATTGCATCGTGGATCCTCAGGAAAATTTCCCGGGTTTGGAACATTTCAAAGCCGAGCAATTGATTTCGATGGCGAGAAATCTCCGCAATAAAATGAATGAACGATACGATTTTGTTCATCCGGAACACGACCGAATCCGCGGGCTTTCTCATGTGATGTGGACTGGAAAAACGTTGGATGAAAGCAGCACTGCCAGAAATGCAGTTTTCTACGGAGACAAGGCCATTGACCGATCTCCTTGCGGCACGGGTACCTCTGCTAGAATGGCTCAGTGGTTTGCCAAAGGTTGGTTGAAACCAGGCGATGAATTCATTCACGAAAGCTTTATCGGCTCCAAGTTTATCGGCAGGATTGAGGAAGTGGCAGAAATTGCCGGCCAACCAGCCATCGTTCCCAGCATTGAAGGCTGGGCAAAAGTCTATGGATATAACACTATTATTCTAGACGATGATGATCCATACGTCCATGGATTTCAGGTCATTTAA